The Plasmodium chabaudi chabaudi strain AS genome assembly, chromosome: 14 genome contains the following window.
caataattaataatgaataaaagTGTAAAAGtatgaaaaacaaattaatcaatatgcataattatGCAGTATGATTAACAAAttaagaaatgaaaaaatatatgcacgGAGACGCGGTAAacttaataataaaatgaataaagtGAAATTGGTGAAACTGGTGAAACTGGTGGCAAAACGCATCATAACATATtaatgtaattttttttgaatttggATCAATGCTAtccaataataataacccCATATATTATGTGCATTCATCATGTCTAAGCATAATGATTctataaacataaaaaaatatcccATGTGATTCTTTTagttatgaaaaaattgtgttgtatgttaatttttatctaatagtattattatatactttcCCTTTTATACGTTATAAATAGACCATATGACTAGAACAAAAATAGCCATTGATGAAATAACGTAAATAAGAAACCTGTTATTTTCCATccacatataaaaatttaatcgTATAGCTTCTCTcctaaaattaaaattttcttgGCGTAATTTTTCACTTCTGTTAACTAGtatatcaattttttctcttctttctaatattttttcaatattttctataatgATATTTTGGATGTTACTAATTTGGCTTTTCAAGTTATGTACTTCATTAGCTTCGTAATCATTGAATTTTCTCTAAAGagtaaagaaataaaaataaatttaatttttcatgttTGCCACATTATTgcaattttatatgcacAATAATGATCGCATATAGATATTCCactttttcattatctaACAACTGTATTCATTTTATGTGTTTCCAAAATATCTATAAACAACAATTAAGTGATTACAAATGTTTTAACATTAccatattttcttttaaaacaGATTTGAATTCTTCATCCAATGATAAAGTGATAAAGTCTGatgtataattaaaatgcTTAAAAAAGCtgcaaaattataaaaggaATATGCATGCCCATGTGTatttattccatttttgCATAACAAACAATgatgtaatatataataaaagttGCTAAACCTACATTTTTGATACTTCTTCTAAAAAACTATAAGGAATTAGGAACCCTAATTCTCTGTCGGTCATAGCCATGAATGTAATTCCATTTTTCATTAGTTGGTGAAAAACAtaactataaaaattataaaataaataaacaaattatacaCCAAATAAGGATTTTCTTTGccttaataaatataatcatgacaattatttatttcagagcattaaattattatattaaaattttcaatttctttcatattagtactcattatatatatatgattttcTCGACGAATGCGGAGGTATTATTTCCAAAAGTAATCTGGCGATGTTCGAAAAATTGCCTCCAAATTCTGTGTATTCCGCCAACACCGTTTTATctaaaatacaaataaagtataatataaaacaaaatataaataattgatTAAAATATCACAATTTAATGCTTTACATCCGCGTTAGCATTGTCTACAAGCACATTCGAAAatccataaaataaaacttgAGCTTTACATTCATGTTTTATCTTACCTTTTGCTACTAAGCCATATATTATagacatttttttctgtgttaaattttatttttattttctctttttccCAACttgaatataaacaatatttttttatttataagtaAAACTTAAAACGAATTGCATAATACACACCCTTATTTAATCATTACTCTTCCTATGGAACAACATGTATAAATCTATCCACTTTTATATAGCTTATTTAATCATAATAAATTGTTATAAGAagaataagtatatattcatatggATCAAACAGGCGtgaatatgtaaatatttaatattcaGGGAAGAAGAATATACACATAaagcataatatatatatatgtatacacaGTAATCATATAATCATACATACCTCAGAAATTGTTTACAAATAGGTAtgtaatgcatatatttttatcttcatACATAGGGGTAATATTAAATGAGCTACAATACATCAagtaaaatttaaatttattctcatcctattttttacttatatactttttcatGGCAAAAATTATGCAAGAATAATgccatttaaaaaaatatatataggtgTAATTTTGAGGAACTAATGAGCATAAAGTATTaccattatttaaaaaaactaaaaaatatgaaaaataaaaaaatataaaatttatgaattggggattatatttctttataaataataagtcaatctacaaaattttcatttttgataaaacatATGTCAAATCGctgcaaataaaaaaaaatagggGAATAGAATTGATACCAACTAGTCTTGacaataatatgcatacacttatatatatagtataaaacatttcgttgtatataatgcaaatatctcttttaatttatattcctACAATAAAATCCCCTTTTAATGACACTGTAAAAACTTttgcattttattattttactatGCATTtggttttataatttattatataattcctCAATGAATTATTCTTCACATTAATTGCTCACATTCAAAgtattacattttaaaatgagTAGCAAAAATCGAGTAAATATACCAAAATATAAGAACTAaccaaattttaatatttacttacaaaaaaaaaaatgtgcacCACTTTTAGTGAAGCAGAAGAAACTTATAGAGATATCATAGAACaaacaaaagaaaatgcttataaggaaaaaattaacaagtattattttctaattaAACACAATGACATAGATTCCAATTTGTATTCCGTAGGAAAAATCAATTTTAGAAATGAATTAATGCTGgaattaaatgataatttaaagGAAAGTGAGCTGTTTGACTTATGCTTTAATAATCCTGAgatccaaaaaaaaaaagaaaaaaaaaaaaaaaaagaagatgATTTAATACATAGGTTGGAATCAACATCAGGTGATATAATATCCgatgataaaattatagaaaaaatcaCAACTCTATTAAAActtgaaaataatactatTGACAATAATAGTAGTAATCCTACCAATGTAGACAATGAAAGTTTAAAAccgaatatatttttaaagaaaGGTAATTTACACTTATTAGAAAATTCACATTTATTCTACGacgatatattttcaaatgtcTATTACATAACAGATATCCATTTCGATTTTCAAATATCATATCAACAAAATGGTCTATCAATATTGGGAATAAGTAAATatagtaatatttttttaaacatattaaatgattttAAGAACAGCAATTGCaatgattttaaaaaatttattcaaGATAATATCAAAATTCAATATGATCAAAGATTACTAAATGCTGATACATCAGGAAAAAGGAAAAGGAATACAATTTGCATTTGTGATGGcatgaatatattaaaaatattttatgcaaATAATGTGTATTCaattaaaagtaaaataaacGGCCATCAAGTtgatattaatgaaaaCTTAATAGAAACCCCACACCTTTTACTTACCAACCCATCGAACGCTTGGATAgttattgtaaaaaaaaaaaatatatccacAGATAATTGTTTGAATACTGCTcaatatgaaaaagaaagagaAACCAACATTAAACAATATAATTGTATGTTAAGCTTCTTTCAAAAAGAGGcatgttaatttttttgtactttattttaattatattttggtTTAACTACTAATTTGGAACaaaagtttattttttaaaacaaatgtgccacataaaatggaaaataaaaaatataaaaaagggaTACAATTagtgtatattattatgttgaatatatgtacatgcatatattgcATACGCATTGTAGATATGtgatcatatatttatatacaccAAAATCCCGATTTAATAATGCATTCAAGGATCTATgtataaaaagtaaaaaatattttaagctaaaacattaaaaaaataaagtataaTTTATGGTATTAACGaatgataaaaatcaaacatatttgaaattaacaattatgataaagtaaaaaacatattaagACATTATGCGCatataaatgtttatatgGATATCTATCAAGggggatatatatatatatatgtaatatattgaaTATTTGTATCCATTCAAAActcatattaataaaatattgctttaattttgcttatttttGTGTTATCTCagtattgtaaaaatatgaacaaagaCATGTACATATTGGcgattttaatttttaaaagtcaattattttttgtaatctTCATTCATGATAAACTCCAAAATACagttatttctttatttgttaatttaattcatatgtatatattaattttttatttttgtaaaagaAATTCTACACAATTAacaactaaaaaaataaaaatcctTGTTTTGTATCTTGGATATTCTTctaaaattttgtataaatcATATACGCTTAATAACACATTATTTCTAATATATGTAGCTACAATgggattattatttttcttttttgttaGCATTCAAACATTtaattatgaataaatcaaaatatttataataaatgataacaaATTATGCAATTATAGCAactaaaattatataaataattatttaattcttctAATTTGCAATATTACACTAAATTGCCTTTTTACTAAAACAATTAGATTTggataatatgaaaattttcaagtatatacaaatatgtaTGTGCATACATATACACATGCATCTATAATAGTCAATTATACATTCCCTACTTTCGTTTTTATAGGAAAAATATCAATAAGCCAtacttaatatattttctatcaTATGGCATGCACAATTACAGAAACATGCTTATTCCAAGTTAATCCAAATTAACAATATGCCTCTCTTATTTCATcaaaatgttatatatatgttcatTACATGTTACCACCATTTCAATTTTCATAAGTAATCATTTTCTGTGGTCTTGGgatttttgtaatttataattttattttcttcgtttttttatttattacagcatttttataaccctctgttatttccttttttataaaatattacggattattattactacgAATTTTAGATAACtcctatatttttattatttcttttaaagaattaattaaattattagcCCTTTTAACacataacaattttatatcgATATAACTATTGTAGTTATTGCtactatatttatcattatattatcaatgCCATTactatcattttttgtttatttatattataatttttatttgaaacaTGGAAAAAGTGTGATTCCATGATTTCATTCTTTGTATTCATTGCGTTATTAtgttttcttcttttttttatcatacgAAAAATTGCCATCGCCATCGtcacttttattattattatcgcTTTCTGCCACTTTATTTGATTTGCCGGATGATTTTATAGCCTTCGATTTCTTCTTTTGATTGCCCGAAGTACTATTCGATTCTTctttcacatttttttcttttgattcatcgttattatttgttcttTTATTTGACCGTTTTTTAGCAGTTTTAGCTTGAGCAAAAATGCTTACATAATTCCGTTTGATATCCTTAAAGGATAAATTACTATCATTATAGTTTAAGCTAGCGAAATTGGAAAAGCTGCTA
Protein-coding sequences here:
- a CDS encoding SNARE protein, putative, with product MSIIYGLVAKDKTVLAEYTEFGGNFSNIARLLLEIIPPHSSRKSYIYNDYVFHQLMKNGITFMAMTDRELGFLIPYSFLEEVSKIFFKHFNYTSDFITLSLDEEFKSVLKENMRKFNDYEANEVHNLKSQISNIQNIIIENIEKILERREKIDILVNRSEKLRQENFNFRREAIRLNFYMWMENNRFLIYVISSMAIFVLVIWSIYNV